The Campylobacter concisus genome segment AAATCGGTAACAAACCTTCAGGCAACAAAAAATGCACCAAAAAAGATAATTTTAACTTGGGATTATGCGCCAGCTGAGGATTTTGCTTATTTTAAGGTTTATAGGACAGTGAGTAAAATTTTGCCTTACACATATCTGGCAAAAACGACTAGCAACACCTATGAAGATCTCATAAATACAAATGCAGCGACGAGGTATTACAGAGTCACAGCTGTTGATAAAGACGGCCTTGAGAGCTTAAAACAAGAAGAGCCAATCGTGGGGATAACACTTGGCGCACCAAAGACTCCAAATATTAGCGCTAGCTACGATGGTATCGGCGTAAATGTAAACTGGAGTGTAGTTGATAGAGCTAGTTCGTACACTGTTTATAGAAGTGGTGCAAGTGAGAAAATTTTTAGCGGCATAGATGGTACTGGACTTAGAGATGATAGCGTGCAAAAAGGAGCTAGCTATTCTTACAGCGTCGTAGCTATCGATGAGTATGGCATCGCCTCTGATAAGTCATCAAAAGCAGAAGTTAGCATAAAATAATGCCAAATTTCATCGCTTCGTCTTTAAAAGAGCTCTCGTTTCCATTTGGTAATGACAAAGTCAAATTTCTTTGGCAGGCAAATGGGCGAAACGAGAGGCTCATCTACACAAAAAATGAAGAAGAGAGTTTTTTTCTAGTTGTAAAACCCGGTAAAAGCGGCATCGTCGTAAAAGGTGAAAAGCTTACAAAGCCAGCTAAAGTTGGTCTTTTGCAAGAGGCACTGGAGCTTTTTAAAGAGCAAAATTGCAATGATGTAATTAGTCAAGCATTTGCTGTAAAAAAGACAAATTTGACTAAAAAAGTGAGTGAAATTTTAAGCCTTGAAGAATTTGTGCCAGCATTTTGCGAGCTAAAAGATAAATTTAAAGAGATTTTTATCGAGATCGGCTTTGGTTCTGGCAGACACTTGCTTTATCAAGCTAAAAACAATCCAAATGCCCTAGTTATCGGAATAGAAGTCTATAAACCAAGCATTGAGCAAGTAGCAAAGCTAGCTAGGGCAAATGGCCTAGAAAACGTACGTCTAATCAATACTGACGCCAGACTTTTACTCTCACTTATTGGCTCAAATTTAGTTGATAGAGTCTTTTTACACTTTCCAGTGCCGTGGGATAAAGCAGAGCATAGACGTGTGGTCTCATCGGTATTTGCGCTTGAGTGCGAGAGGATACTAAAAGTAGACGGTAAATTTGAGCTAAGGACTG includes the following:
- the trmB gene encoding tRNA (guanosine(46)-N7)-methyltransferase TrmB is translated as MPNFIASSLKELSFPFGNDKVKFLWQANGRNERLIYTKNEEESFFLVVKPGKSGIVVKGEKLTKPAKVGLLQEALELFKEQNCNDVISQAFAVKKTNLTKKVSEILSLEEFVPAFCELKDKFKEIFIEIGFGSGRHLLYQAKNNPNALVIGIEVYKPSIEQVAKLARANGLENVRLINTDARLLLSLIGSNLVDRVFLHFPVPWDKAEHRRVVSSVFALECERILKVDGKFELRTDSKEYCDFSLSKFLEPTNSKIEAFKNRNLEVTSKYEDRWRRQDKDIYDVIYTCEVESSESVLAGDFSFKEKTSVKNIIKNFKNFIIKKEDYFLHFEEIYTINEGEILLKVAFGAFNKPEQCFIKISDEKSEYFIKKPILIRENLAAHELLKEYLADARDN